One part of the Apus apus isolate bApuApu2 chromosome 11, bApuApu2.pri.cur, whole genome shotgun sequence genome encodes these proteins:
- the GINS2 gene encoding DNA replication complex GINS protein PSF2 isoform X1: MEPAEAEFLAEKELVTIVPNFSLDRIHLIGLVFQGDLGPFNPGLPVEVPVWLAINLKQRQKCRLVPPEWMDVEKLEEIRDQERKEDTFTPMPSPYYMELTKLLLNYASDNIPKADEIRTLVKETWDTRLAKLRLSADSFVRQQEAHAKLDNLTLMEINTTGTFLTQALDHMYKLRTNLQPGESAHSQDF, from the exons ATGGAGCCGGCAGAAGCGGAGTTCCTGGCCGAGAAGGAGCTGGTGACCATCGTGCCCAACTTCAGCCTCGACCGGATCCACCTGATCGGG CTGGTTTTCCAGGGTGACCTGGGTCCCTTCAACCCTGGCCTGCCAGTGGAGGTGCCCGTCTGGTTGGCCATCAACctgaagcagaggcagaagtgTCGGCTGGTTCCTCCCGAGTGGATGGATGTTG AAAAACTGGAGGAAATCCGGGACCAGGAACGCAAGGAGGACACCTTCACTCCCATGCCCAGTCCCTACTACATGGAGCTGACAAAGCTGCTGTTAAACTA tgCCTCAGACAACATCCCAAAGGCCGACGAGATCCGCACGCTGGTGAAGGAGACGTGGGACACGCGGCTGGCCAAGCTGCGGCTGTCGGCGGACAGCTTCGTCAGGCAGCAGGAGGCTCATGCCAAG CTGGATAACTTAACCCTGATGGAGATCAACACAACTGGGACTTTCCTTACTCAAGCCTTGGACCACATGTACAAGCTCAGGACTAACCTTCAGCCTGGTGAGAGTGCCCATTCCCAGGATTTCTGA
- the GINS2 gene encoding DNA replication complex GINS protein PSF2 isoform X2 produces MEPAEAEFLAEKELVTIVPNFSLDRIHLIGGDLGPFNPGLPVEVPVWLAINLKQRQKCRLVPPEWMDVEKLEEIRDQERKEDTFTPMPSPYYMELTKLLLNYASDNIPKADEIRTLVKETWDTRLAKLRLSADSFVRQQEAHAKLDNLTLMEINTTGTFLTQALDHMYKLRTNLQPGESAHSQDF; encoded by the exons ATGGAGCCGGCAGAAGCGGAGTTCCTGGCCGAGAAGGAGCTGGTGACCATCGTGCCCAACTTCAGCCTCGACCGGATCCACCTGATCGGG GGTGACCTGGGTCCCTTCAACCCTGGCCTGCCAGTGGAGGTGCCCGTCTGGTTGGCCATCAACctgaagcagaggcagaagtgTCGGCTGGTTCCTCCCGAGTGGATGGATGTTG AAAAACTGGAGGAAATCCGGGACCAGGAACGCAAGGAGGACACCTTCACTCCCATGCCCAGTCCCTACTACATGGAGCTGACAAAGCTGCTGTTAAACTA tgCCTCAGACAACATCCCAAAGGCCGACGAGATCCGCACGCTGGTGAAGGAGACGTGGGACACGCGGCTGGCCAAGCTGCGGCTGTCGGCGGACAGCTTCGTCAGGCAGCAGGAGGCTCATGCCAAG CTGGATAACTTAACCCTGATGGAGATCAACACAACTGGGACTTTCCTTACTCAAGCCTTGGACCACATGTACAAGCTCAGGACTAACCTTCAGCCTGGTGAGAGTGCCCATTCCCAGGATTTCTGA